A window of the Thunnus albacares chromosome 15, fThuAlb1.1, whole genome shotgun sequence genome harbors these coding sequences:
- the LOC122998157 gene encoding interleukin-31 receptor subunit alpha translates to MEWIPAVVWTFLLRAALALVLHPALSITTSQANPRPPQLIGCVFLHRANVTCRWEAGDTAVTHYTLQVQKRPGLPRPFTCTTSGTNCTAQINSSTVRFIFCITITAHGLSQDIISEPRCQSGRIEVILPPADLDSVKPVRGRPRCLNLTWGRDWSLFPVSNSEIKAGDLNSQIEFTAQGQLEVQVSNVTVKDYIFTVCLFRPDTSYIVRLRHRYRGPASSWSPWSNARQGRTGEGAPSEAPAFWRQVKETDKTGWRLTSLFWKPLPHSLANGEVLFYNVTCQTESAQVLNDHRSCRDLHNSCTSCSLLLPAVRSSCALTASTSAGTSAEARIWLLGVSETEPPPPSQIIVKPLDDNNLDVRWTAPVDQSVSSYVVEWFAVRDKNSSILHWESLNSSSRVLVITEGVKPMERYSVSVKALYGKRGVGQNGTHLIYTRQGAPSAGPTVQVQRISGSTVELRWSPVPVELRHGFIRNYTLCYTTANQPTRRQFVPSHVHSYSLKNLSPGNYKIYIQANTVAGTGPAGRIASVHIGSEEISVVMGGVLPVLMTSLVLVLMACLAQNKRMKQKLCRDFPDPSNSSLAHWTPKTTLENMKQPAVPETPEIKYSEVILLDKSDLQDPDQDFSYQGICNIQAYTSHSDSPLPVSVAETPQNTQKFEKIYTGSSTTSCPYIYSGVVSSQTPPAPILCPSYLQSNYWQQSTVSVKDSKLQLEEDSELPVSIQAIGSDSPPSQTDEVKTFFLRQHQSPVSFSDFNNIFHSSVLLSHPVEVTSPQRPFSRSHFDSVPLLQPDILTLPDCRSDTPATSFSPFPQSVFVDFSYCPVECDPYISSNV, encoded by the exons ATGGAGTGGATCCCGGCTGTGGTGTGGACCTTCCTGCTCAGGGCCGCACTTGCCCTGG TCCTGCATCCGGCCCTCTCCATTACAACCTCCCAAGCCAATCCTCGACCCCCGCAGCTGATTGGCTGTGTGTTCCTGCATCGAGCCAATGTCACCTGCCGCTGGGAGGCTGGAGACACCGCAGTGACGCACTACACTCTGCAAGTTCAGAAGAGGCCTGG CCTTCCAAGACCGTTCACCTGCACCACGTCTGGCACCAACTGCACGGCGCAGATCAACAGTTCAACCGTGAGATTTATCTTTTGCATCACCATCACAGCACATGGCCTCAGCCAGGACATAATATCAGAACCTCGATGTCAGTCTGGTAGGATTGAAG tgATATTGCCGCCAGCGGATTTGGACAGCGTAAAGCCAGTCAGAGGGAGACCTCGGTGTTTGAATTTAACCTGGGGACGTGATTGGTCTCTCTTTCCTGTGTCAAACTCTGAAATCAAAGCCGGAGACCTGAATTCCCAAATTGAGTTCACAGCGCAGGGGCAG CTTGAGGTTCAGGTCAGTAATGTGACAGTGAAAGACTACATCTTCACAGTTTGTCTCTTCAGACCTGACACCTCATACATCGTCAGGCTTCGCCACCGTTACCGAGGTCCGGCGAGCTCCTGGAGCCCGTGGAGCAACGCACGCCAGGGAAGGACAGGAGAGGGCG CTCCATCTGAAGCACCGGCATTCTGGAGGCAAGTGAAAGAAACTGACAAGACCGGATGGAGACTAACCTCACTGTTttggaag CCCTTGCCTCACTCTCTGGCCAATGGTGAAGTTCTCTTTTACAACGTGACTTGTCAGACAGAAAGTGCTCAGGTCCTGAACGATCACAGGAGCTGCAGAGATTTGCACAATTCGTGCACTTCCTGTAGCTTGCTCCTCCCTGCTGTACGATCTTCCTGTGCTCTCACCGCCTCAACCTCTGCAGGAACCTCTGCAGAAGCCCGAATATGGCTCCTTGGAGTTTCTGAGACAG AGCCACCGCCCCCAAGCCAAATCATTGTAAAGCCACTGGATGACAATAACTTGGATGTGCGTTGGACGGCTCCAGTTGATCAATCTGTGAGCAGCTATGTAGTGGAGTGGTTTGCTGTTCGagataaaaacagcagcatccTACACTGGGAAAGCCTTAATAGTTCCAGCAGAGTACTCGTCATCACAG AGGGAGTAAAGCCAATGGAGCGTTACTCTGTTTCTGTCAAAGCACTGTATGGTAAACGAGGTGTGGGACAGAACGGGACACATCTCATTTACACACGACAAGGAG CACCCTCAGCTGGCCCCACAGTGCAGGTGCAGCGGATCTCCGGCAGCACGGTAGAGCTCAGATGGAGTCCCGTACCTGTGGAGCTGCGTCACGGTTTCATCCGCAATTACACACTCTGCTACACAACTGCAAACCAACCAACCAGGA GGCAGTTTGTGCCTAGTCACGTTCACAGTTACTCTCTGAAGAATCTGTCGCCCGGTAACTACAAAATCTACATACAGGCCAACACTGTCGCCGGCACTGGACCAGCTGGGCGGATCGCTAGTGTGCACATAG GTTCTGAGGAAATTTCGGTAGTGATGGGTGGTGTCCTTCCTGTCTTGATGACTTCACTGGTACTGGTACTAATGGCCTGCCTGGCACAGAATAAGAG GATGAAACAGAAGTTGTGTCGAGATTTTCCTGATCCTTCCAATAGCAGTCTGGCCCACTGGACCCCAAAAACCACTCTGGAG AATATGAAGCAGCCTGCTGTACCAGAGACACCTGAAATCAAATACTCTGAAGTTATTTTGCTCGATAAAAGTGATCTGCAGGACCCGGATCAGGACTTCAGCTATCAGGGCATCTGTAATATCCAAGCATATACCTCTCATTCGGACTCTCCACTCCCAGTTTCGGTGGCTGAAACGCCTCAAAATACCCAAAAATTTGAGAAGATTTACACCGGGAGCTcaaccacctcctgcccttaTATTTACTCCGGTGTCGTCTCCTCTCAAACTCCTCCTGCACCCATCCTGTGCCCATCATATCTCCAATCCAATTACTGGCAGCAGAGCACTGTCAGTGTTAAGGACAGTAAGCTCCAGCTAGAGGAAGACAGTGAGCTGCCTGTGTCTATACAGGCCATAGGATCTGATTCACCTCCCTCTCAAACAGATGAagtaaaaaccttttttctgAGACAGCATCAAAGCCCTGTCTCCTTCTCGGACTTCAACAACATCTTCCATTCATCTGTCTTGCTTTCTCATCCAGTTGAAGTCACTTCACCCCAACGCCCTTTTTCTAGAAG